AATGTGCTCCTGCTGATTGCGGCGATCCTGATTGCAATTGGACCGTAGCTGAGCAAGGGTGGCCAGCCGCGTCCCGCTGCCCTGCCGGTCGCGGCGATGCGTGGCGCGCCCTCCGCACCCGGCCTCACGGCGTCGCCCGGCCCGGCGCATCAAGGGAACCTCTCCGCAGCACGGCGCCGCCATAGGCCGGCAGCCACAGGGCGCCGCCATGCGCCTCAGCGTCACCGGTTGCCAGGGCCACGTGCCAGCGCCCCGGCGGCAGGGCGATGCGTCCCGCGAGCGGGCCGTTGTTCAACGCCACCAGCCAGGCTTCATCATCACCGCACAGGCAGGCGTAGTGTCCCAGGGCATCGTCGAGAGCGACGGTGCGTCGCGGGCCGCGCCACACCCGGGCCGTGGTGCGCCGCAGCGCGCCGAGCCGCCGGTAGAACGCCAGCAGGTCGGCGTCCTGGGCATCATCCCAGAGCATCGGCAGCCGCGACTCCTCGGGGTGGGCGCTGCCGTCGGGGTGGCGCACGTCGCGCTCCTGGCTCAGGCCCACCTCGGTGCCATAATAGATGATCGGCGGATGCGGCAACGTGTACTGGCAGAGGGCCGCCAGCTTCAACCGGCGCGTATCGCCCCGCACCACCCAGAGGAAGCGGTTCATATCGTGGTTGTCCAGAAAGCTGGGCATCGCGAAATCGGGCGGGAAGGCTTCAAAATGCCGGCGCAGGAAACTTGCGAACTGGCTGGCCTTCAGGTCGCCGAAGGCAAAGAAGCGGCGCAGCGCCTGGAGCAGCAAGAAATCCAGGCAGCCGTCCAGCCGCCCGTAGTAGGAACGCACCATCTCGGCGGTATCCACTGCCTCGCCTAGGCTGATCGCATCGGCGCGAACGGCCCGCGTGGCGGCGCGGAAGGCCGTCCAGAAGGCGTGGGAGGGGCCAATAGTATAGTCGAGCCGAAAGCCGTCAATGCCCTGTTGCAGCCAGTAGACCGCGGGGTCAATCATCATGCGCCGCGCCACGGGGTGATCGGTGTTCACCTGCGGCATGCCTGGCACCCCAAAGAAGGCGACGTACCGGCCGGGGTGCTCGGTGAAGATGAACCAGTCGCGGGCCGGGCTGTGGGGGTCGCGCAGCGCCTCCTGGAAGGCAGGATGCTGGTCGGAGACGTGGTTGGCGATGTAGTCGAGGAGCACGCGCATCCCCCGCGCATGGGCCCCGGCTACCAGGGCGCGTAGCTCCTCCAGGCTGCCCAGGCGCGGCTCGACGCGGTAGTAGTCGGTGGCGTCGTACCCGTGGTGCGAGGGCGAGGGGAAGATCGGCGACAGCCAGATGATGCTGGCGCCGAGCGATTGGATGTAGTCGAGGCGCTCGATCACCCCGGCCAGGGTGCCGCCGTAGCGGCCCATCAGCGTCGCCGGGCGGGCGAACGGGCGCCCGCCGCCGGGGTTGAAGCGGTCCACGAACACCTGATAGATCAGCCCGTCGTGGAGCCAGGCCGGGGTCCGCTCTTCGTCCACGGCGTAGGCGAAGGTGCGGCTGCCGCGCACGAAGGTCAACTCGAACTCCTGGCCCACCTCGCGCAGAAAGACATCCCCTGGCCCTACTTCCCCCAGCACCGCGCCATCGCCGGCCGTGCTGCCGATAATCTCCCCGGCCCAGACGCTGCGCAGATGATGCTCGGACCAGGCTTCAATGCGGTACTGCACAATGACGCCCGCGGGCTGCGGCGGAAGGGTCGCGCGCCACTCTTCGAGGTACCCCCACAGGAAGGTGTTCCACTCGCTGCCCACTCGCTCGAAGGCCACTGCCTGCGAGCCGGGGGCGGGCGCGCCGCGCGACCCCCCTGGCTCGCTGCCGTCGGTGGTGAAGTAGCAGGTCACGTGGTCGGCCACCACCGCGGGGCCAAGACTGACCCGCAGGGTCACCGCCTGCCCCGGCGGGGGGTCGGCGGGTTCGATGCGGTAGCGATGGCTCACGCCCGACAACTCGGCCTTGAGGAAGGCGAGCCGCCGGGCGTCGGTGGCCATGGTGCCGAAGATAAAATCGGCGGAGACGTCGTCCATAGGGTCGCGTTCGTCTGGCTAAGGGTTGCGTCAGTCCGTGGAGGTGTGGAGATGTAGAGGTGTGGAGATGTGGAGTTGGGGGCTGTAGAACGCACTGTCAAGCCGATCTGACATCCACGTTTTCAGACGCGGCCATTAAACCTCACCTCCACACCTCCACACCTCCACACCTCCACACCTCCACCTCTCACCCCTTCACGCCGCCCAGGGTCAGGCCGCCGACGATGTAGCGTTGCAGCAGCAGGTAGACGATCGCCACCGGCAGCGAGACCAGGATGGAGAAGGCGGCGAAGCGCGACCAGGGCACCGAGCCGGCGTACTGGCCGGTCATATTGTAGAGCGCCATTGCCAGCGTAAAATCCCTGGGATTGGTGAGGAACTGCCAGGAGAGGAAGAACTCGGTCCAGCCCCCGGCGAAGCTGAGAAAGCCGGTGACGGCCAGGGCGGGCACGGCCAGGGGCAGGACGATCTGGAAGAAGATCTGGTTGGGGCTGGCCCCGTCAATGATCGCCGCCTCCTCAAGCTCTTTGGGGATGGTGTCGAGGTAGCCCTTGAGGTTCCAGATGGCGAAGGGCAGCGCGCCTGAGATCATGGCGACGCCCACGCCGAGCAGCGAATTGCGCAGCACGAAGACGTCATCGCGTTCCGGGGCGAAGGCCGTGTAGATCAGCGCCAGGCTGAGGAGCAGGGCCACGCCGCCAACGGCGTAGACGCTGGCGCTGGCGGTGCCGGCGCGCAGCGCGGGAACCACGATCATCAGCCCGAAGCCGATCACCAGCGCCGCGGCCACCAGCAGGGCGATGCTCAGCAGGTCACTGCTGATGCGGATGCCATTCAGCAGGGCGAAGAGCGGAGCGATTGTCGCCACTGCCGGCAGCACGGTTATTGCCAGCACGGCGATCATCATATACTGCCGCCCCGGAAACTTGAAGCGCGAGAAGGCGTAGGCCGCGCTCACGCCGATCAGCAGCGCGAAGATCGCCACGCCTCCGGCCAGTTTCAGGCTGTTCAGCGCCAGTTCGCTAAAGGTCACCGGGTTGGCCGTGGGCCGGTCGAGCACGGCGCGATAGGCGTCGAGCGAGGCGCCGGGAGGGATGAGCCGCAGTTCGGTGGGCCGGGCGATGTTGCGCGGGTCGAGCGACATGCTCACGATCCACAGGATCGGGAAGAGCACCGTCGCCGCGATGAACAGGCAGAGGGCCTGGAAGATCAGTTGCTGCCACCAGCGCAGACGGCGACCGGAGGCCGTGCTGCCCTTGCGCGTCCGTGTGGCGATGCTAGACATCGTAGCTCTCCGTTGCGCGCGAAATGCGGTTGGTGATCAGGAAGATCGGGATCAGCACCAGGGCGATGATAACCGAGAAAGCCGCGGCCACGCCAAAGAGTTGCTGGAGGTTTATCAGCTTGTAGGCCTGGGTGACCATGATCTCGGTCTGCCCAAGGGGGCCGCCGCCGCTCATGAAGTAGATGATATGGAACAGGTTGAAGGTGGTGACAATGCCGACCATCGCCGCCGGCACCATGGCCGGGCGCAGTAACGGCAGGGTGATGTTCCAGAACTGCTGTGGACCGGTGGCCCCGTCAATTGCGGCGGCCTCGTACATCTCCCTGGGGATGGATTGCAACGCCCCGGTGGCCACGATGGCCATAAACGGCCAGCCGAGCCAGATGTTGGCGATCAGCATGGCGTAGTAGCTCAGCGGCAGCGGCACGCCGGGGATGGGCGGCTCGATCTGGTTGAACCAGCGGATGTTCACCGGCACGCCCGCGAACATGCTCAGCAACTGGTTGACCGCGCCGTACTGGTCGTCGAACATGTTGCGCCAGACGGCGGCGACGACGATGTTCGGCAACACCATCGGCAGAATGTACAGCGCGCGGTAGATCCTGCGCCCCCAGAGTCCCTCCACGTTCAACAGCACTGCGATGAGGATGCCCAGGGCCACGTGGAAGGCCACGTTCGAGAAGGTCCACCAGAGATTGAACCCGAGCAGGCGCCAGAAGTTGAAGGTGCCGCCCAGTCTGGCCACAAACTGCGGCTCATTGGTGAGGATGTCGCTGTAATTCTTCAAGCCGACCCACCGGGCGGGGCGGTAGTTGGGCGGGGGTTGCCCGTCAGGGCCGAAGCGGTTGAGGGTCTGCTTGCCCTCTTCCTTGATGACCCCGTAGTCGGTGAAGGACATCCACACCTGGTAGGCCAGGGGATAGAAGGTGATCAGCGCCATGACCAGCGCAGCCGGGATCAGATAAACCAGGGGGATCCGCAACTGCCGCCAGGCCTCGCCGAGCGCCGAGCGGGCCGCCCCGGGCTTGAGCGTGGCCATCCCCGGTTTCGTCGCTGCCATAGGGCTTCCTCCATTGGAATGACGCTACGCGCAACCGTGACGCTATGCCGTTCTACGGCCATGGCAAGACGCCCCCGCTCCCGGCGACACTCCGGGCAACCAGGCTGACAGACAGCCGGGACACGGTTTCAGCGTGTTGCCGGCCTGCTCCCTCCCTGACCCTCCCCCGGCGGGGGAGAGAACCGGGCGCCTCCCTCGTTGGAGGGAGGTCGGGAGGGGGCGGAACGTGGAGCGTTGCACATGCAATTGGATTAACTATACCAGAATCCGGGGCGGCCGGCGTTGTTCGCGGAGCTAACCAGGTTATCCGAACCTCCTGAGGCAGAGCTATGGGGCAAACCCGCTTCCTCCGACTCAAGCAGGGGCGTGGGGGGAGCCCGGGGTGCACACCCCCCCCCCAACGCCCCCAGGCCAGGCGGACGGGGGGCGCGCCAGCCCCCCCCAACCCCCCCCCCCGGGGGGGCGGTTGTGGTGCGGGGTCCCACCCTGTTTACCCCACCCTCCTGCGGCCTTGTTTGGGCCCAACCCCTCTCCCCCCTAAAAACGCGGGGGGGGGGGTAACCGGGTTTCCCCCACACCCCTCCAGACGGCCCTGGACCAGGCGTTCCTGGGACGGCGCATCCCTCCCGGACCCTCCCCGGCGAGGCGGCCGGACAGGGGTCAGGTTTTGGCGCCCTCCAGGACTACTTGCCGTTAGCGGTGTTCATCGTCGCGCAAGCCTCGGCAACTGCTGCCGCCGGATCAGCGCCGCCATCCACAACCCTGGTGATCGCGTCGCCGAAGGGCGTCCAGAAGTTGCTCAACTCGGGGATCTGCGGGCGAGGCACGCCGGTCTGGGCGGCTTCCGCGAAGGCCGCGACCAGCGGGTCAGTGATCTCGATGTCGGTGCGGGCAGGCACGTGACCGGCCTTCTCGACATACAGTTTCATCGAGTCTTTGCTGGTGAGGAACATAGCCAGGGCCACCGCGCCGGCCTGGTTAGGGCTGTTGATGTTCACATAGAACCCGTCAACCCCGGTAAGGGGGCCGGCCGGCTTGGTCGCTCCGGGCATAGGGGCCACGCCCAGGTTCTCGCCCAGCGTCTCGCGGTAGTCGCCGAGTTGCCACGGGCCATTGATGATCATATCGGCCTTGCCCTCCTTGAAGAGCGAGTCGGCCTTGCCGGTATCGAGCGAGAAGGTCACGTTCGGTTCGGCCTTCAGCGTCTTGAGGAAGGTGAACCACTCCACGCCGCCGGCCTGGTCGGCGACGCACCGGCCGTTCTCGTCCATCAGCTTGCCGCCGAAGGCCTGCAACCAGCCGAAGTTGTGGTAAACGATCTGGTTGAGCACCAGGGTGTTGCCGCCCCGCACGGCCGCAAGCAGTTCGTCGGTGGTGGCGGGCGGGGTGGCGACCTTCGCCTTGTTGTAGTAGAGCGCCACGGCCTTGAACGACTCGGGGATGGCGTAGAGCTTGCCGTCGAGGCTCATGCCATCAATCGCCACCGGCGAGACATTCTCGGCCTGCAGGGCCGGAATGTAGGCGCTCAGGTCGGCCAGCAGGCCAGCGCGCACCTGGTCGCCGAGGCTGTCGTTGGGCGCAACGAACATATCGGGGCCGCCGCCCGCGGTGACCTCGTTCTGGAACTTGGTGAAGATCTGGTCGAAGGGGATCTGCAAGACGTTGATCGTCGCGTTGGGGTAGGCCGCGCGGGCGCGCTCGATCAACTCGTTGATCGTTTCTTCCTCGTTGCTGCCCGTTCCGTAGGCGTGCCACAGGGTGACGGTTCCCTCGATCGCCATGCCGCCGGCGGGCGGGGCTGTCGTGGCGCCGGTGGGCGGGGCCGCGGTCGGGGCGGGGGCCGTGGTCGGGGCGGGGGCCGCGGTCGGCTGAGCGGCGCCGCCGCCGCATGCGGCCAGGATCAGCGCGAACAGCGCGCTGAGGGCAACCAGCAAACTGATGCGTTTCATGCTTCTATGCTCCTTCGCTGAATAGTCTGTAAAGTACGTTTCCGGCATTTCCGCCCCCCTCCCGGCCTCCCCTCGTTGGGAGGAGGAGCGAGGCGCCCTCCCCCAGTGGAGGAGGGGTGGGGAGGGGGCAGAGGTTTAGCGGAAAACGTTGTTTACAGACCAGCAAGAGACCAATCTCAAAACCATTGACGGCCAGGCGGTTAGGGGCAGGGAAATCCGATCTCCTCTCCAGGAGGACCGCGCCCTGCCAGGGACAAGCCTGAACGCCTGTCGCGCGCGGCCTCGCAGCGTTTTGGGATCGTCTCTAAAGATGGCCAGCACCGGCCAGATGTCAGGAATCTGTTCCCAGGGAGAACCCGTGCATGCAGGGGAATTGCTGAGGTAGGGCGAACAAACCGGCGATTCTTCGTGGCGCCCTCGCCACAGCCTTCGATGTTCCCGACGCGCTTCATTCCGCGCCCCTCGCGGGGGAGGAATGCCAGGCAAACCACTGTATCCCTTCAAGGATGCTGCTTGGATCCTATGGCCTCACCCCCTTTCCATGGGCGAAGCGGGCGCCGGATCCGCCGTAGCGACGAGATCGGCCTGCAAGCCGTCTCGCAGCCTGGTGAGCAGGGCAAGCAACTGGCGCTGCTCGTCGGCGTCGAGGGCGGCCATGCGCCGTTCGATTGAGCGCTCGTGGGCCGCGCGCGCCTGATCGCGCCTCTCTCGCCCCTGGGCGGTCAGCACCACCCGTTGCACGCGGCGGTCATCGGCGTCGGCCTCGCGGCGCACCAGCCCGGCGCTTTCGAGGCGGTCCACAATGCGCGTGATCGTGCTTTTGTCCACCAGCAGCCGCTCACTGAGGTCGGTCAGGCGCCAGCCCGCCTCAGTGTCCAGCAGCAGCAGCACCGCAAACTGCGAGGGATTGAGGTTGAAGGCCCGGAGCACCCGGCGGTCGCCGTCGTCCAGTAACACATAGATGTCGTGAAACATACGGTACTGCTGGTGGGACTGCGAGGACATAGATGAGTGTAAAGACTTTGATGCGGTGCAACCCTCCGGCTTGCACCAGTTGCCAATCGTTGTTCCAGCAATTGTTGGAGACCCCTGGGAGTGTACAACCAGGGCGATCGTTCGTCAAGGCCGGGAGGCCGGATGGGTGTGACGTAAAGTTCTGCACGCGCCGCGGCCTACCGGCCCGCCGGGAGCCTGATGATCATTAAGAAACAAATCCGGTATAGCCCGCGCAGGCGGGCTTCGCATCGGCAGCCCGCGGCTTCAGCCGCCGGGCTACAGGGCGAATGCCGGTTTACATTCTTAATCTTCATCAGCCGCCGGGCGAAGGGAAGCGGGCACGATGTTTCGTCACACCCAGGCCGGATCCAGGTTCAGATGTAGCGCCGAGCACGCGGAGGAACGTAGCCCTGGCGCAGACCTACCGCCGCCTCGCCGATCAGGGTTCAGATGTAGCGCCGAGCACGCGGAGGAACGTAGCGGATGAGCTATTTGAAGCTCCCCCCGGCCCTCCGCGTCCTCTGCGGCAACCAGAAGAAAACGCCGTTCACCGAATCTCTCATCCTGGCAGCGGCAGCGCAAAGCTGAACGTGCTTCCGCGGCCCTCCTCGCTCTCAACCCAGACAACGCCCCCCTGCAGGGTGGCCAGATCAGAGACAATCGCCAGGCCCAGCCCGGCGCCGCCATGTTCGCGGGTCAGCGAGTTGGCCACCTGGTAGAAGCGTTCAAAGATGCGGCCCTGCTGCTCCCGCGGAATGCCGATCCCGGTATCCTCGACGCGCACCAGCGCCCACGCGGCGGGCGCCGCCTCGCCGAGGCGACGCATAGTGGGGTTGGCGACGGCGCGGGCGATCGCCGCGGCCAGGTCTTCGTGGGGCCAGCAGACCACCTCGACCTGAATCCGTCCCCCCGCAGGCGTAAACTTGATGGCGTTATCAATCAGGTTGCCGATCACCAGCAGGACCTTCTCCCGGTCGAGTTCGAGGATCACCGGCTGGTTGGGCGGGATCAGGCTCAGCTCCTGGCCCTTCTGCTGCGCAGCGGGGACGAGCCGTTCGACCGCCTGGCGCGCCAGGGCGTCGAGCGCCGAACGCTGCAGGTTCAGGGTGGTCTGTTTGCGGTCGAAGTCGCGCAGTTGCAGCAGATCGTTCACAATGGTCTTGATCCGTTCGGCTCCGGTGAGCAGGCGCTGGGCATACTCGCGCAGATCGCCGCTGCTGCGATCGTGCACCATCCGGGCGTAGCCCAGCACGATTGACAGCGGGCTGCGCAGTTCGTGGGAGGCGATGGCAATAAACTCGCTCTTGAGCCGATCAAGTTCGCGCAGGCTCCGGTAGGCCGCGTCAAGCTGGCTGTACAGTTGGGCGTTGCGGAGGGCATTGCCGGCCTGGTTGGCTAGCAGGGCCAGGAACTCGCTGGCGCCGGGGGCGATAAACTCGTCCTGGGCGCCGCAGAGCAGCAGTGCGCCAACGGCTTCGCCGCCGGCGCGGAGGGGCACGGCCAGGCCGTAGGTGAGAGGAGCGGCCTGGAAGAGCGCCAGCGGCTCGGCGCCGGCAATGGGCAGCGGGCGGCCGGCGCGAATGCTCTGGGCGACGGCCTCGCGCCCCGCGGGCTGGATCGCCGCTCCGGCCGGTTCGGCGAAGACCTGGGGCGGCAGATGGTCCGATCCGGCGACGAAGAGAAAGCCGGCCTCGGCGGGGGCGTGGGCGCGGGCGCGGGCGATAATCTCCAGCGCGAGCTGGTTGCGGTCGAGAATGGCGTTAATCGCCTCGCTGCTGTGGAGCAGTTCTTCGAGCGTCCGCAGGCGCAGGCTCTGCTGCAGCAGGCTGCGTTTGTGCAGCGCCTGCTCGACGGCCAGGCGCAGTTCGTCAAGCTCGAAGGGCTTGGTCAGGTAATCGGCGACGCCGCGACGCACCGACGCATGCAGCGTATCAACGGTGCTATGGCCGGTCATAATCACCACGGCGACGGCCGGATCAATCTCGCGCGCGATCTGGGCCAGTTCCAGACCGCTGCGCCCGGGCATTTTGATATCGGCCAGCAGCAGATCGAACGGCCCCTGCGTCTGCAGAGCGGTGATGGCCGCCTCGGCTTCGGCGACGGTCACGACGGCGTAGCCTGCGGCGCTCAGGGCCCGGGCGCATACGGAATTCATTGTGGCATCGTCATCGGCGATGAGGATGCGGGCTGGATTGGTGGTCGGCGGTGGGGAGGCTAGAGGTTCCTGGATCATTGTAGTGCTTTGATGTGGCTTATTAGTAGTCTGTGAATGAAGTTTCCTTACATTTCCGCTCCCCCTCCCAACCTCCCCCCGTTGGGGGGAGGCGCCGGACTCCCTCCCCCGGAGGGGGAGGGTTAGGGAGGGGGTGGAGGTTTAGCGAAAGACTTCGTTTACAGACTAATTAGTAGTCTGTGAATGAAGTTTCCTTACATTTCCACCCCCCTCCCAATTTCCTCCGTTGGGGGGTGGGAGCCAGACTCCCTCCCCCGGAGGGGGAGGGTTGGGGAGGGGGTGGAGGTTTAGCGAAAGACTTCGCGGAGAGCTGCCGGGTTGTAGCCCGATCCGGAGGGTCAGGCTACCAGGCTTCACAGCACAGACGACAACAAGTTGTTCGGTTCCCCGGAAGGCGAAGCCTCGGAGCTTACCCCAGCACCTCCACGCATGTGCGGGGCAGCCAGACATCGCCGCCGTC
This DNA window, taken from Chloroflexaceae bacterium, encodes the following:
- a CDS encoding alpha-amylase family glycosyl hydrolase; protein product: MDDVSADFIFGTMATDARRLAFLKAELSGVSHRYRIEPADPPPGQAVTLRVSLGPAVVADHVTCYFTTDGSEPGGSRGAPAPGSQAVAFERVGSEWNTFLWGYLEEWRATLPPQPAGVIVQYRIEAWSEHHLRSVWAGEIIGSTAGDGAVLGEVGPGDVFLREVGQEFELTFVRGSRTFAYAVDEERTPAWLHDGLIYQVFVDRFNPGGGRPFARPATLMGRYGGTLAGVIERLDYIQSLGASIIWLSPIFPSPSHHGYDATDYYRVEPRLGSLEELRALVAGAHARGMRVLLDYIANHVSDQHPAFQEALRDPHSPARDWFIFTEHPGRYVAFFGVPGMPQVNTDHPVARRMMIDPAVYWLQQGIDGFRLDYTIGPSHAFWTAFRAATRAVRADAISLGEAVDTAEMVRSYYGRLDGCLDFLLLQALRRFFAFGDLKASQFASFLRRHFEAFPPDFAMPSFLDNHDMNRFLWVVRGDTRRLKLAALCQYTLPHPPIIYYGTEVGLSQERDVRHPDGSAHPEESRLPMLWDDAQDADLLAFYRRLGALRRTTARVWRGPRRTVALDDALGHYACLCGDDEAWLVALNNGPLAGRIALPPGRWHVALATGDAEAHGGALWLPAYGGAVLRRGSLDAPGRATP
- a CDS encoding ABC transporter permease subunit: MSSIATRTRKGSTASGRRLRWWQQLIFQALCLFIAATVLFPILWIVSMSLDPRNIARPTELRLIPPGASLDAYRAVLDRPTANPVTFSELALNSLKLAGGVAIFALLIGVSAAYAFSRFKFPGRQYMMIAVLAITVLPAVATIAPLFALLNGIRISSDLLSIALLVAAALVIGFGLMIVVPALRAGTASASVYAVGGVALLLSLALIYTAFAPERDDVFVLRNSLLGVGVAMISGALPFAIWNLKGYLDTIPKELEEAAIIDGASPNQIFFQIVLPLAVPALAVTGFLSFAGGWTEFFLSWQFLTNPRDFTLAMALYNMTGQYAGSVPWSRFAAFSILVSLPVAIVYLLLQRYIVGGLTLGGVKG
- a CDS encoding sugar ABC transporter permease; amino-acid sequence: MAATKPGMATLKPGAARSALGEAWRQLRIPLVYLIPAALVMALITFYPLAYQVWMSFTDYGVIKEEGKQTLNRFGPDGQPPPNYRPARWVGLKNYSDILTNEPQFVARLGGTFNFWRLLGFNLWWTFSNVAFHVALGILIAVLLNVEGLWGRRIYRALYILPMVLPNIVVAAVWRNMFDDQYGAVNQLLSMFAGVPVNIRWFNQIEPPIPGVPLPLSYYAMLIANIWLGWPFMAIVATGALQSIPREMYEAAAIDGATGPQQFWNITLPLLRPAMVPAAMVGIVTTFNLFHIIYFMSGGGPLGQTEIMVTQAYKLINLQQLFGVAAAFSVIIALVLIPIFLITNRISRATESYDV
- a CDS encoding extracellular solute-binding protein, whose amino-acid sequence is MKRISLLVALSALFALILAACGGGAAQPTAAPAPTTAPAPTAAPPTGATTAPPAGGMAIEGTVTLWHAYGTGSNEEETINELIERARAAYPNATINVLQIPFDQIFTKFQNEVTAGGGPDMFVAPNDSLGDQVRAGLLADLSAYIPALQAENVSPVAIDGMSLDGKLYAIPESFKAVALYYNKAKVATPPATTDELLAAVRGGNTLVLNQIVYHNFGWLQAFGGKLMDENGRCVADQAGGVEWFTFLKTLKAEPNVTFSLDTGKADSLFKEGKADMIINGPWQLGDYRETLGENLGVAPMPGATKPAGPLTGVDGFYVNINSPNQAGAVALAMFLTSKDSMKLYVEKAGHVPARTDIEITDPLVAAFAEAAQTGVPRPQIPELSNFWTPFGDAITRVVDGGADPAAAVAEACATMNTANGK
- a CDS encoding MarR family transcriptional regulator, with translation MFHDIYVLLDDGDRRVLRAFNLNPSQFAVLLLLDTEAGWRLTDLSERLLVDKSTITRIVDRLESAGLVRREADADDRRVQRVVLTAQGRERRDQARAAHERSIERRMAALDADEQRQLLALLTRLRDGLQADLVATADPAPASPMERG
- a CDS encoding ATP-binding protein, which produces MIQEPLASPPPTTNPARILIADDDATMNSVCARALSAAGYAVVTVAEAEAAITALQTQGPFDLLLADIKMPGRSGLELAQIAREIDPAVAVVIMTGHSTVDTLHASVRRGVADYLTKPFELDELRLAVEQALHKRSLLQQSLRLRTLEELLHSSEAINAILDRNQLALEIIARARAHAPAEAGFLFVAGSDHLPPQVFAEPAGAAIQPAGREAVAQSIRAGRPLPIAGAEPLALFQAAPLTYGLAVPLRAGGEAVGALLLCGAQDEFIAPGASEFLALLANQAGNALRNAQLYSQLDAAYRSLRELDRLKSEFIAIASHELRSPLSIVLGYARMVHDRSSGDLREYAQRLLTGAERIKTIVNDLLQLRDFDRKQTTLNLQRSALDALARQAVERLVPAAQQKGQELSLIPPNQPVILELDREKVLLVIGNLIDNAIKFTPAGGRIQVEVVCWPHEDLAAAIARAVANPTMRRLGEAAPAAWALVRVEDTGIGIPREQQGRIFERFYQVANSLTREHGGAGLGLAIVSDLATLQGGVVWVESEEGRGSTFSFALPLPG